The window CTCGGCATATTCTTTTCTACCCTCTATCAGGTTATTTTGACATCATTTCTTGTTGAATGCTTCTATATGACATATgcaaaccccccccccccccacccaAAAGAATCCCCAACTTATGTACCATTGATTCCTTCACCCATGCAGGTATTCGAGTTCAAAGTCTTACCAAAGGTCAAATTATAATGGACATTGATTTCCGTTGGGGTGGTGATCCCAGTATTATTCTTGCTGTTGAAGCTGCACTTGTTGCATCAATCCCTATACAGGTTAGACTCACTCCGCAGTGTATCTCTCGATGTTGAATTTCATCATGATCCTTCTACAATTGGGCAAAACTTTttacttgtttctttttttttttttccttttttttgcttCAGTTGAAGGATCTACAGGTTTTCACCATTATCCGAGTTATATTCCAACTTGCTGAAGAGATCCCTTGCATTTCTGCTGTCGTTGTTGCGTTACTTGCTGAGGTAAATGAAGCCATAAATTTGTATAAAAGGATATTAATAAAActgtgaaagaataagaaaagaaaagatgaagaattttttattgttgTGTTTGATATAGAGAACAATACtacctatttatactaaattaattatGAATTTCAAAATAGCTAAAACAAGTAAGGATAACAAATTTAGAAAAAGAGAAGGATAACAAATTTTGTTTCTAGAAGAAAAAGGATGGTTTAATAGATATAGTGGCTTCATGTTTTTTGGTGTTCCCATCTTTCTTACTAAGAAAAACTtagcaatattaattattttttccaaTCATATCCCCATAATTAAGGGAGAGAAAGAGGTGGAAGGAAATAATTAAAGAATAGAGAATTTATGTCATGAGGGTAATATTGTAAAATATCCAAGTTTCTCTACAATTGAGGTTTATTTAATCATTTTCTTATTCCATGTACATGATTAAAACTGGTGAATTATTTCCAACTGAAGATAGTTGCGGGTAAGCTACCTTCAATTTTCCAGTCTCAGAATTACTGACTTTTCAACTAACATTTGATCAGCCGGAACCCAAAATTGATTACACTTTGAAAGCTGTTGGTGGAAGTTTGACAGCAATTCCCGGAATTTCAGATATGATTGATGTGAGTCTTGTCTATTCATGCACTCGTGTCTTTCCCTTGTACTGATTTGAAACTAGCACTTCTAATACTCCTATAATTTACACTTCACTTAATAGGATACAGTGAAGTCAATTGTTACTGATATGCTCCAATGGCCTCATAGGATTGTTGTTCCCCTTGGCGGCATACCTGTTGATACTAGGTAAATATGAACTTCAGGATAATTTGCCTTTGGTTTTCTTTCCTTCTTGTTTCGATCAAAACGTGTTGAACTAGGAATACTATCAATGTTCAAATATATTCATGCTACATAAGTGATTTTGGTTTATTTGCAGTGAACTGGAGCTTAAACCACAGGGAAAGCTTACAGTCACCATAGTCAAAGCGAACGAGTTAAAGAATATGGAAATGATTGGAAAATCAGATCCTTATGTCGTTTTGTTTATTCGACCCTTATTTAAGGTTAAAACCAAGGTTGTTGACAACAACTTGAATCCTGTTTGGAATCAGACATTTGATGTGATTGTAGAAGACAAGGAGACACAGTCACTTATTCTTGAGGTTTCACCCTGCTAATGCTTACCTTATTTTATGCTTCTCGCTTCTGCCGACTACTCCTTCTGTCCAAGAATAAATGTCTCTTTCGTTTTTTTTCGCCGGTGAAGGTTTAtaattttaagccatttttacaATTTATTAAGCAGGGCAGTTTTGTCGAAACAATAATGATACATTTTCCCCCCCTccaatttttcaattttgattttttgttgacTTTTGTGCTAAAACCTGAAAAGACACTTATTCTTGGACAGAGAAGTAATACCCTTTAAAAACAAGAGGTTCTTCTGTCTTATTATAGATACACTTTGATTGATTTAATAGAGCTAATGTACATCATGTTCATGATTCTCGAAATAGGTTTTTGATAAAGATATTGGACAAGATAAGCGATTGGGAGTAGTAAAGTTACTCCTCAATGATCTAGAAGCagaaactgaaaaggatcttgaATTGAGGCTGTTGCCATCTCTCGATACATTGAAGGTTAAAGACAAGAAGGATCGAGGAACCTTGTTTATAAAGGTATATATGGAAATATACTTAATTGTAACATTATGATGAGGGCTTTACTGCATGTTATATAGAGGTTCTTGCGTTATAAAGTAATTCATGAGTCTCTCTATAAAGCAATTTATGCATTTAAGAGCGATGATCCGTGGTAGTAACAGAGTTTCTGTTACCATCTAGTTTGAAGTTGGATCCTAATTGTCTCTATTCTTGTACTTAAAATAAGTCGAAAATTTTAGTTCAAGGTAGCTGAGTTTGTTCATTATCCTCCGTTTGATAATTGTCATAGGGAAAAATTATAGACACTGATAGATACAAACCTGTTTGGAAAATAAGATAAATACTGAAAAAGCGAAATGTGTTTGTACCGAGTTAATTTTTCCAAGCTTCTATACTAAGAAACTTAGCAAACACAGCCAAAGCTCAAAGGGTTATTGGATGAGATCACGCATTAAGATGTGAACTCTTTCATTTATATGCCTTAACCTATCAGCTTAAGCTTCATGGATTGTTAAAAATAGAGAAGGTTACTGATTCTTGTATCTTAGTATCATTGGCATATTTATTGAACACCTACCATCCCTTTTGGCCTCTTACTTGattgaaagataaatataatCATGTTGGAATTGCAGGTCTTTTATCACCAATTCAACAAGGAAGAGCAATTGGCTGCACTAGAAGCCGAGAAAGAGATACTAGAAACGAGGAAGAAACTGAAGGCGGAGGGAGTGATAGGAAGCACGATGGACGCGCTAGATGGAGCAGCGTCGATAGTAGGGTCTGGTGTTGGTTTTGTTGGTTCTGGTGTTGTTGCCGGCGCAGGGCTTGTTGGAAGCGGTCTTGGCGCTGGAGCCGGACTTGTTGGAAGTGGTATTGGTGCCGGAGCTGGGTTTGTTGGTAGTGGTCTTGGAGCAGTTGGTAGCGGCTTTGCTAAAGCCGGGAAGTTCATGGGGAGGACAATCACAGGTGGCCATAGTGCTTCCCGAAGGAGCGGCTCGTCGACACCGGTGAATAATGGACAGGAGAGTGGTGGTGGTGCGAAGCCTTTGTAATGTAACTTTTGCATTCAAAAGAGTAAATGAGagtaatctattatatattatctatgttaCCTTTTTTCTTTCATAGTGTTCTTCTCTAAGgttgttttgttaattttagaTTGAAACATGATAGCATAAATGTCAATTTAGTTCAGGTGGTGAACCATCTTTGTATGTAAAATTGTGGTTTGACATGGATttgtaataaaaagaaaaaaaaagaacaaattgtAAAATTCCTTATTTAATTCTAAAACAAAAGTGATTCAAGAAGGGGAATTGAAATTTGGGGTTAATCAAATGATTAGGGTTTTTGCATATGCTTAAAAAACATGAATTGTGCAGCCTCATTGGTTGTTATTATTGCAAGGGTTTGGTTTGGTTAGGGGAATATTCTTGGTATGGCATCTACAAACAACAATTTGAAGTACCCTGTAAATATGAGTGGGCAAATTACAATAGAAAAACTTAAgagaattaatttttagttagtccatattagttaattttaaggtttgggtttagaatttaaaattaaaaatttataatttagggtttaaaatttaaaataagtaaaaataattttaaaaaattagctaatattaattgaaaaaattagTTACCTAAAATTATTCATTACAATAacaattcatttttttttgtgactaaacaaacaagaaaaaaaaaaagatgattatCCTAAATCAACAAGCATAAGATGCTGAAGCTCATCACAAGGTTCCGACCAAATAACATGAGTTGGATTGGTCTTGACCGCATATCTCGCCAGCCAATCTGCCACAGCGTTACCATAACAGGTAATCCATTCAAAATCCACAACCCAAGGTCTTGACAGAAGCTCCTGTATCTTCTGAAGAATATCAACCACATCACAATGTAGCCCATTTGCCAGATTGTTTAAAATGTGCAAAATGTCAAGACAATCTGTTTCCCACATAATATCTCTCAAGCCATAATCCCAAGCTAAAATCAAACCCCTCCAAACAGCAAAAAGCTCACATCTGACGATAGGCCCTGGGGAATAGCTACTAGAACAACCCGAAATCCAACGCCCAttagaatctctaataacacaCCCAATTCCTGCTAGGTTCCAATCAGAAAACAGACTTGCATCACAATTAACATTAAAAGTATCACCTGTTGGAGGTTCCCACCTTCTTCGATCCTTGAAAGTTATACACCTGGTACTGGCAGATTGTCTTAAATCGTTAGCAGTAATCCGAGCCATAGCAACAACCTTGTAGTTTGACCACTGATCTCCATTGTTGAAAATATCATTGCAACGATGCCTCCACACCCACCAAAGACCCGCCCCTACAATTGCCTCATTGCCCGGCATGACCTTCCGAATCCAAAATTTCAAGGGAGTACCTTCAAATGAATCAATAAGCAAAGGATCCAACATTTGCCAGATGCATCTTAATTTCTCATAGTCCCTAAGACAATGCTCCATTGTTTCCAGATCTGCATTGCATCTCGAACATCTGCCCGAATCAATTAAATGACGCTTAAATCGGAAGGCATTTGTCGGAAGCGCATTTTGTAAACCCAGCCACATCATCATCTTTATCTTCTCTGACAAATTAAGGCGCCAAATCCACCCACAGTTGTTAGTTTCGATCGAATTCACTTTCTTTGTCAGGAGCCAACGATAACCTTCTCGAGAACTATAGGCTTTTAGCGATGCGGGCCACCAGATCCATCCTGGCTCCGATTCTGACATTAGAGGAGGCCCAAGACTGTGAAGAAACTGTTTAACCTCATGAGAAATTGGCGTTACAAGCTTATCCCCTCCCCAAGTACCATTGCTCCATAAATCAGCAAGAGTAAAATTTGTTTCAGATATGTGAACATAAGACGTAAGCTCACAAAGTTTGCCAAGAGGACTCCACTCATCATACCAAATCGATTGTTGCACATTTCCCACATTCCATCGAAATCCTTCTTTTAAGGTATCGTAAGCCTTTAGAATATTCCTCCAAGTAGTTGAAGCATTGTGACAATGACTGCTGCCCATGTCCTTGGAGTTCTGGAGGCATTTGTAAGTTAGAACCTGCACCCACAACTTGTTCCTATTATTTAGACAATTCCAAACCAACTTGCCAAGTAGAGCCATGTTCGCACAGAGAGTATCTCTAACACCCAAGCCACCTGTCTTTTTAGGAGTTATAGCAATGTCCCACTTGACCAACGGCAACCCTCTCCCATTCGCTTGACCCTTCCATAAGAACTGGCGCATCAAAGAATCAATCTTGTCGCACGCATACTTTggaagaagggaaacttgcataTTGTAAACCGGAATAGAAGCCATCACTGCATTCACAAGGCAAAGTCTGCCCGCCTTGTTAAGCAAGCACCCCTTCCAACTAGCAAGCTTTCTCTGAATCTTGTCAATGACTTCCTGCGCCATCTTCCTAGAAGCCCTATCATGACCAATATTAACTCCCAAATATCTTCCCAGGTCTTGGCAAAAACGGATACTAGAGACCCCTGAAAGCATCTCTTTTCTTCTTGCTGAAACATTCTTGGAACATTGAGCCTTAGATTTTTGGATATTCACCTTCAATCCCGACGCTTGAGTAAACATATCCAGAGTCTTCATAACCTCTGTCATCTGAGTTTTTGTAGCTTTACAGAAAAGTAATAGATCATCAGCAAACATCAAGTGAGAAATTTTTGGGCCATGACTAGAAACAGATACCGGGATCCACGATCCTTGAGAGACTTTATACGATATAAGACAAGAAAGATTCTCCATACAAAGCACAAAAAGATACGGGGACATGGGATCCCCTTGTCTCAGCCCCCTCATGGGTTTAAAGCTTTGAAGCCTATTACCATTCCACAGAATAGACAAAGAGGACGAAGTCACACAAGCCATGATAAGATTAATAGTAGCCACAGGAAAACCAAATTTGATCAAGGAAGTTTCAAGGAATCGTCAGTCtactctgtcataagctttttcaagATCAATCTTAAATGCCATAGAACCCTTCTTCGACTTAGTTTTCCGCATGAAATGCATTATTTCTTGCGCAATTATTATATTTTCTGTTGTTCCTCTCCCTGGAATAAAACCACCCTGAAGTGGTCCAATGATCTCAGAAAGGAAAGGACGAAATCTATTAACAAGCACTTTTGTAATAATTTTGTAAATAACATTGCATAAACTAATAGGGCGAAAGTCTTTCAGGTAAGACGGAGCTTCAACTTTGGGAATCAGAACAATGAATGTGTCAAAAACAGCCGCACTGATGTTCTCACCTGCAAAGGCTCTCTTCACTAAGCGCCACACATCATTGCTAAGAGAGTCCCAAAATTCTTTATAAAAGAGAGCTTGAAATCCATCTGGACCCAGAGCCTTGAAAGAATTCATGCCGAACACAGCTCTTTTCACCTCTTCGAGAGCTACTGGTTTAACAAGTTTTTGGCAGGCCTCTCTACTAAGAGAAGGACAAGGAAATTCCCCCATGGCATCCATATTAACTGCCTCCCTTGTAGAGAAAAGTTTTTGAAAGAAAGAGTTTGTTTCAGACTCCAAAACCGTCTCCTCAGAAGACCAAGTGCCATCTTCAAGAAACAATCCATGAATCTTGATCCTTTTTCGCCTGATTATTGTTTGAAGatgaaaaaattttgtgtttcggTCTCCGCATCTAACCCACTTCTCTCTAGATTTTTGGTACCACATTAGCTCTTCTTGGAGGAGGAGAGAGTTCAGCTTCTCATGCAAACCTTGCTCTTTAATCCGCTACTCCGGGTCTTCCCACCTTTTCAGAGACACTTGAATATCATTTAGTTGTCTTTCAAGCTCCCTCTTTTTAACGAACACATTTCCAAAAATCTCTTTATTGAAATTAAGCGCATCCTTTTGGACTTCAAGCAAACTCTTAATAACATCTGGGGCTCCTTTACTCCAAGCTGTATGAACAACATCCCGAAAAAGGGGGTGGGTTAACCAAGCAGCCTGGAATCGAAAAGGACAATTACCCTTCTTAGTAGTCCCCTCCTTCTTGCATCGAATGAGCAAAGGGCAATGATCAGAATGAAGACGCGCTAACACCTCATTATATGCCTCCGGGAATAAGAGGCGCCACTCCTGATTGATCACCGCTCTATCCAATTTTTTTGCCACCTGCAGCCCACCTTTCACCTTTCGAAACCAAGTGAAATTTCTCCCAATAGCCCC is drawn from Arachis hypogaea cultivar Tifrunner chromosome 12, arahy.Tifrunner.gnm2.J5K5, whole genome shotgun sequence and contains these coding sequences:
- the LOC112728350 gene encoding calcium-dependent lipid-binding protein → MGLISGIFMGILFGIALMAAWERMMRYRSAKRIGKAADIKILGSLNREDLKKLCGDSLPEWISFPAYEQVKWLNKELSKLWPFVADAATLVIRESVEPLLEDYRPPGITSLKFSKLSLGNVAPKIEGIRVQSLTKGQIIMDIDFRWGGDPSIILAVEAALVASIPIQLKDLQVFTIIRVIFQLAEEIPCISAVVVALLAEPEPKIDYTLKAVGGSLTAIPGISDMIDDTVKSIVTDMLQWPHRIVVPLGGIPVDTSELELKPQGKLTVTIVKANELKNMEMIGKSDPYVVLFIRPLFKVKTKVVDNNLNPVWNQTFDVIVEDKETQSLILEVFDKDIGQDKRLGVVKLLLNDLEAETEKDLELRLLPSLDTLKVKDKKDRGTLFIKVFYHQFNKEEQLAALEAEKEILETRKKLKAEGVIGSTMDALDGAASIVGSGVGFVGSGVVAGAGLVGSGLGAGAGLVGSGIGAGAGFVGSGLGAVGSGFAKAGKFMGRTITGGHSASRRSGSSTPVNNGQESGGGAKPL